gaaaaaaaaaactacaaaatttcaaagttagGAAACGATTAATTATACtaggaagaaattagaaagCTATGAAATTCTAGGACGAAATCCGCCGAATCCTCGAAGCTTCACTTCACTACCATAGTACAGCACGTACTAGATCATTTGGCGGAAATCGGGCCCCACGGCCTGGTGTATCAAGTAATCATCGCCGTCCGATATGTGATGATCAAACATCAAGTTCTGATGAATCAACTGCTGCTGCTGCGCCCTCTTGAAGCTCCTTCTGCCGCCGCAGCTCCATCACTTTCCGGTGAGAATTCGAGTGCTTCGTTAGCACAAACGTCGGGCTAGCCGCCGGCCGGTACTCCGGCACCAGCCGCCCCGACTTGTACCGAACGCCACAAGCATTGCAAAGCGTCTTCGGTCCCATGGGCCCCGTCCGCCACTGCGGCGTCTTGTCGGTGGCGCAATGCAGGCACTTTCTCCCCTCGCCGCCAGTCGACGTCGTGTTATTATCTCCGCCctctttcttctttggtttCGGGGTTTTCTTAATGTCGGTCTCGGTGGAGGTCGGGGCCCTCCGTGGACGACGGAGAGAGGACCAAGAGGCGAGATGTCCAGTTGCATGGGGTGGCGCGTGAGCGTTTGCTACGCGCTTTGCCGGGCACCGACACTTCCGGGCGATACATGGGATTGATTTGGTTTGCTTCCGCTTGGAATTCATGGGTTTCCGACGTGTCATTTGGCCGGGCTTTTATGCCGGAAATCAGCTGCAGCTTCTGCAAGTCCTCGCATGAAAATGATTCTTCAACGAAATTCGAGAGCCATTCGAGCTCAGCTAATTCGTCATGCTGtcaataacaaaatcaaactgacaagttaagtatttattttttcaaatgaaattaaagaaacaaaaatcaaaccaCACACTCACACTGGCAATCTGCTTAATATATATCATGGCCTTTCAATTTCGCAAGTATGACAATATTCCTACATATGTGTTTGATTGCCAAGAAAACTAATTAAAGATTGTGTCTTTTTTTCCTTGTGGTGGTTCAAATTTTCAGGTTGAATATTTATTGCTTGGGACCAGAGATGAAGTAATTAATTTCCAGCCTCCACCTGGGGAAATACCTAATACAAGTTGGCCAATTCAATGAAATGAAACTTCTCGATTTTGTTATCCTTGCCAACGTCGCCTCAGAGGCCTAAACCTTGCTACATTTTTCTTActgtttttctttccttttctgcGCAACCAAACACAGAAAGGGCCAGTTTCTGTTCCCAAAAGAAGCCCAAAGCCATTCAAAGTTGATTCGATCCTTCGTCATATTTCACGCAGAAACAGCCAAAAGAAACGTCTAGATACTATTATTTTCAAGCTGAATCTCGAACTTCATTCACACGTCAAATAATTAATACCTCTCTATAATTTGCATGAACatgtatctctctctctctctctctctatatatatatatatatacacatatatatatattcgtaaATTGAAAAACgaagttaattaatttaccGGGACGCATAGGTCGCCTGAGAATTGAGCGTCGGCGAAGCCTCGGCAACCAACGTCGGCGAGAAAGTGAGGTTCGCTGCTGGAGAAGGAGGAGTTGCAGCTGTCTAGGGCGGTGACAGTGGAGGTGCCGGTGCCGGTGACAGTGGAGGAGTTGAAGCCGTAGTCGGCGGCAACGGCGTCGTCGTTGGGGAATTCGAGGAGGTCTTCGACTATGAAGTGGTCGCCGGCGGACTTGGTGTCAGAGTGGAGCCTCTCGGGCTTGAATTGGGCGGCGTTGTAGTAACCTCCTTCGAAGAACTCCGGATTTTCCATTGAATTCTTCAACCCTTTCGGCTCAATAACAAATTttcaggatatatatatatatatatatttagagagagagagagagagagagagagagtggtgagaaatgagaagttcaagtaatcagagagagagagagagggggagagagagtcGGAGAGGAGACGAAGAAGAGAGTTTCTTTGCATTTGAAGAGGACTGGGGGACGCCTAAAAATGGAGGATTTTGACAAGGGCAAAAATATCAACACTGAAAATTTTacctttttaaatattattaatatgggGTTTATATATTTGCGTTTACTTTCATATCAACACTTGCAAAATTTTACAGTAACAAATTAATGCCATGGTTGTGTGTGGGTGTGCACGTGTAAAGCAACAAAAAGAGAGGAGAAGGCGGAGGAGCAGAAGGAGGTGGAGGTtgtataattctttatttttgggTAATATCCAAAAAGGGTAATATTTCGTCGGTCAAATTACATCGGTGTCCTTATGGGATTGTGCCGCTAACTAACTTGCTTTACCGTTTCTACCCCTTCATTTGGAGGAAATCATATcccattctaaaatttttacatACTCAGTTCTTTATAAATCTCATGTGAGTATATCCTTCCTACAGCCCCTATCATTTGTGCAGTGTAACACAATCCACATCCTACTCAATCTTGCCATAATCTTTAGCATGTTAAATGGCTCAATATCTTCTATCTTTGATATATTGGGACCAACAAACTCCAATAGCAATTTTGTAACCAAAAGTAATTCTAGtaaatcataattattaatAGATCATAACACAGGGGAATGGATAAATTGTAAGGGCCGTACAAAGGGTGGACCAGAGTCAGTCTAGAAAGAATAGAAAGGTGCTATGCAATTGCTTAAGAGTTGGGTCACCCAAAATTCCTTTTAAAATCTCTTTGTTACACGTCATATTGTCCAGAACAATAACAAGTAACACTTTAATAAAACATTATTCAAATCAATTCTTCTAACGTATGTTTTCCTGACtgctaaaataacaaaaaaatcattCATTGTTCTAACTTTTAAGTTCTTCTTATtccaaatataacaaaataatttgcaAATTTCGGGGCAAAAGCGAGGGTATTTCGATAAATGCGGCACTGAACTGAATAACATGATAAGGGTGAAAATGGAAATAGAAAAAATCGGAGCGAACCAACCGGCAAAGggaggaattaattaattaaggaaagcaaatcatttattaattaattaagctttCAAATTCAACCGCCCTTAGGAACCGATCTAGCAGGTTTGTCGCTGCGGCTCGTGCATTATCGTCCAAACCTTTACAGCCCGATTCCTCtgctttaatttaatttcaatttaaatttcaatttccCCTTGGGACTCGCGctttaaattaatttccatccttttattttatcaaaaatctCTGGTTTCCACctcttattttatcttattcagTTTCCGCCCCCACAATTTGCTTCACTTTTTTATTCTCGTCCCCACCAGCTGGCTTCGTCGGAAGGGCGGGCCAGATCTTGCCAGCTGGAATCCTATTCtgacatttttagttttcacttTTTAACCTTACGCTGCCACGTAGGACTTGCAGAGTCTGCTGGTAAATGTCGGCCCCCCGGTGGACACGTGTCGGAAATCTGAGGGCAAGACGGATTGGGTAAAGTGGGCCCCGGTTCCATGTCGCCGATCCCAAGCGATGAGAAATGATAGGGTTATTACTGCCGTTGTTTAACAACGTCACGTTAACTCACCGTACACAGCATCCATATGCTAAAGGGCAAGCCAAAATTTTATAAACGTATGTGAtgatgtatataatatattatgagtaatgataattattatttttaaagtaattGTTAAGTaataataagtatattttatttttatataaggtaatttattgtattttattttttatatttaaataattttattaatggataataaataaattatattttaaattatttatgaataatatattattaatctaaacacaagaatttataatCTCgttatatatcatttaatttaattagcgAATTTTATCCAATCTTAGTGTTTTTTTGCTACAAATTGAACCTTTTCATTGACCAATTTCTCGTTCAATTGGTCAGATCGAGCAGCTTGAtacgatttttaaaaatgattaatattattgatactaacaataagaattaaataatattagaaattgtcacaataaaattatatataaaagagTTATTATCTTTGATTTACGGgagaattttattcttttattttttaatctgtttaaataaatttttaatttttttattgagtgGGGTCCAAAATGCACGTGACAAGGATAGAGGGAGTGTCAGCGGACCATGTGAGTTGGAGGGCTGGTGTCAAAAGCCACAACTGACGGTGGTCAATGCCGCGTGGCGGGAATCTATGGCGTGTGGTTCATACCTTAGTCTTCTTTTACTTTCTCTTCGTGGTTGGGGGCACGTGACCGGGGGCACGGCACGTGATCTCCCACCAAGTCACGTGCACAAAAAGTTGTGAGAACAGGGAGTTAAATTAGCATTGCCGTCGAGAAGTGGGCCGCCGGTCCTGAGGATATTTTGCAACAGTCTGCGTGTGTCCATTTCTTATAAAGGCCCACTCACTAGAGAGGCTCGCTACCAAAGCCCTGAGGCCCATATTAGCTGCTATCACTATCCATATTTTGCAACAGTTTACGTGTGTCCATTTCTTATAAAGGCCCACTCACTAGAGAGGCTCGCTACCAACTCCCTGAGGCCCATTCTAATTATTGATCACTATCCATATTCAATGGGCTTGGACCCCCAGGCCCATAAAGCAAACAACCATAAAGCCTTCGTCAGAGCTTGTTCGATACAATGGATGGAATGTTTTCCATTAGAGACTggattttatgaatttataaattactttaatattttgaatcagTTCTTTTAACTCCCCCTCCATCGTGCAAAGTCAGCTTGTGTtgtaaactatatataatatggCTCACTCGTTTACATAAAAATCATTCTTAAATGCAGGAGGACCCGACCCaacccaacaaaaataaaaccgATCAGTCTTAAAATCTGAAGAACAACTAGGTAGCCTTGAAAAGAGAAGGAATTAAACAACATGTAGAGGCTTTAATTAGGAGGGTGTTGATGAGGCAAAGAGGAGATTTGTGTTGAGAAAATGATCATGGAAgagaaatataaaagaaaaggaaaaaggaagatCTTTTTGAATGGGAAAAGGGAAAAGGGTAGGGGAAGAGGCCAAAGCGGCTTTTTGCATGGTCTCCAAGAACCATCATTTAAATCTTGAAGCTTTTAAGATGCATACGCTAGAGATATCAAATCGCTGCCAGCCAGCCAGCCCAGGATATTGCTGGTCTGCTACTTACTGCTATCcagttttatatttatgtgCTTAGACTCTTCTTTAGGAGTGGAATCTTCTACAATACATATGGCATGATGCCGTGAATTCTCATTCTCATCATATCTATTGAGCAAAAGTGAAAAGGGTTTCTTCTAGTCACAGCCATCATTGCAGCTCTGAGGGAAAACAGTAAGCATATTATACATATGGGGAAcacagagagagaagaaagaaagaattacacatgcatgcatatatattatatatactcaTAATGATGAGGAGATTGAAGCAAAGAGGGAGGGGCACAGTAGAGGCTAGCAGCTTCATCTTTAATTCCTTTTAACCACTGTGCAGACCTTtctccaactctctctctctctctaatcacttattagtttaatttgattCATGTTGTGATTTGTAAACGTCAAATAGATGATTATGCAGGAGAATAGTGTTATCTATATTCATGCATGGAGAGgagaataatgttatttaacttttcaaaaaaaaaatatatatatatatatatcatctattaAACTGCAAcggtcatatatatatatacacacaaatatcATGAAATGGGTAGTGAAGAATTAAATAACACATCAATCAATCAAGTCcatggaaaaaataattataatcacTGCTGTCGAAATTCGAATATTAGGAGCCCCAAAGAGGACTCAAAATTAAAGACCATGTTCATATCTTAAGCTGCAGGAGCAAGAATTAATGCGATTGCATCATTAATTAGCCTCCACCTTAATTATATTTGGCTAAGCAAGCAAGATCCCTCTAGTAAATAGTTGCTCTCTGGAATTGAAAACCAACCAAACATTGGCTTCTTGTAATTAGTTAAGATATAATCAAGTTGCATTAGCAAAACGAAAGAAAGTACATTCACTAGCTCATTAGTTGACCTATCATCTAATTTCGACTTGGTCAAGAGGTTAATTTGAGCTACAATAGACAATGATAGACCTATTATACTAATAAACATGTGTGtgtacatgtatgtatgcatgtaagCTAATAATGTATTATCAAAAAGGCTTAAGACACATTTGTATCAAGAACTTTGGATTTTTAACCATTTATGTACGTACCTGAACTTTGAGGGAACTTATTGTGTCAGTTAAGTTGTATTTTGGAACTTATTACATACTTCAAATGTGAATTTTGAACCCATCATGTACCTCATTATCTAATTAGGACCTCGCCCGAGTTACACATACGGTCGCATGATTGAGGTGCGTAAATGCAACACCATCATCTTATTCCCTCTTCATCACTTAGGGTTTTTGCTTTCCCATCTTGCGTCATcactgccttcttcttctttgttacTATTTGTTGACCGCTTTATCTTTCTCCCCAATCGTccttatcatcttcttcttcgttttctttttcatgtttcaTTGTTCAGCTTGCTTCTTCAATGGCGACCATGGCCTCGAAGCCCATAACACCTTTGGTGATGTTAGCCATGTCGAGCATGAAGCTCTCGACCATGGCTATGGCAAGAATCAACCCACGACCAAGAAAAAACACCTCAATTGATCGGTTAAGACGTCCAATAACTCATGACGAAAAAGAAGACCATGATAAAATAGACAACAGACAACCATCGATGTCGTAGCCAGCCACCAGCACGAGAAAGGCTACTGACCAACTACTAAATCACCTCCCATGCTGCTAGTTACAACGACAATGGAGGCTTTGATGGTGTCAATAACGATGGCAACTGCATGCATATTtaatatcaattattttgacttaattatgtataattggtcaacatatatatattatattaatatataacaactattatatttaatatatgtattatattaataaatattttaataattatgtataatttattaatatatacatattatgttaatataaataaaattttatccaaaCATGTATATGtcacacaaaattttaaaatttaaaaggtgTAATAAATCTCCTTGATGTGTACAATAAGTCCCTCTTCATTAAACAAGCAAATTAAAGTTGAATAGGGTAATTTTATCCTATCAAAAAGGCTTTGAACAAACATGTCATATAGGATGAGGTGTCCTTTtcatatccatatatatatatatgtcttatAATAATTTACAGAAAGTGTATTTTCTTAATTCCACTTTACCTTAGAATGCAcgataaaaaaatcttaaaatatgttttcgtTTCCCGAGAAAATAAAAACTGTTACTtttgcttaatttattttcaataatatatattatggttAACGcatgaattaattaatgttgttaaAAACAGGAGGGGCTCTCTCTGGCTCTGCCACTGattcttcattcttctccttcttgtcGGAAAGTAGCCCCATTTTAGGGCTTCACCTGTTCAATTATTAATCtttattctttctctttttagGGTTTATGAAAgtttattatcaaattaatagAAGTTATTAAGTTTGCTGGCATACAAAATTTTAGACtgcattctttttattatttttaatttattttaattttttaaaatattgaaaatatatttatttttttatttttaaaattaaaaaaaaatcaaatcaagtatTCTCAACCAAAATAtgctgaaaacacccaaaacgcCCCCCTCCACCCACCCCCAATCTCACACACaaatctctctccctcctctattcttttccttctcaaAACTCAATGATGGCTTGATGATGTGCCGATGGCCAAGGCAGAGCAATAAAGACCGACCGCCATATCGATGCATAAGGTCATGTTTGATCGAACATGGTGGAGGTGCTCGAGTGGTCGCAGTCAGAGATGATGCGTCGGAGGAAGAAAATCAATGACCAGTAACGACGGAAGGCAACATTCACGGTCATAGAGCCTTTGACTATTGATGACGTGTCATCAACCATGGTGATGACCCTGATCTTCTTATCGGCGACATCGCAATAGTGAAAAAGAAGACCCACAACCATAAATTTGGCCCATTTTTcgattttggccaaaaattaaaaatcaaatttatgaaaattcagTCACTAAATCTGGCccatttttatgtatattaacCCCCTTATCTTGTTATTTCTAATGATAGGTTCTGATTGTGTAAATCTCCGGCCAGCGGTGGTCGTCGGCGATGAAGAAGATGCAGGGCGtagaaaagaatagaaaaagaaaaagaaaaaaaaaagagagaaaatttttttttattgaaaataaaattatatatttatttaaaattttaaaaatgtaatatatttatattataattaaaaatatagaataacatataatatagtattaagtatattacatatattatatataataatatttaatataaattatatgtcaccaattcattaattaaatttatcattttattttaatagtagaattttattaaaaagagttaattttattatttaataatcaaatttattaaataaaatatcataaaatattttttttaagattttaaaataaatatatttttttaaaaaataattttttagaataaaaaaacatatttttaaaaatctcaaaacaaatactcagaattaaaaattaaaaattaaaaattaaaatataaaaaataacacaacCTTAACTTTTCGAATGGTTGGtgggaaagaagaaagaaataatccGGTGATCCCTGAacccaaaataagaatcaagtgaaaaaataaaaaataaaaacaaacaaataatagCCAGCCGACAATGAATATTTAGTTGACACTATTGAGTCAACAAACTGATTATTGACTTGTACGAATAAGAGAAAGAAGTCGTAGACCaccctatatatacatacatatatatatataattattgtaaGGCATGCAAATTGAGCTGAAAGAAAAGCCGAGATGCATCTTGAAATATGAGACTACTGAGGTTGAAGAAGCAGAAAAGGTGAGCTGTTTTGCTGTGTGTAACTAAGCTTTAGGTGCAGCTTTGTGTTTCGTCCACTAGCTCTAGATATAGTGTGTTCATTAAGAAGACAATCCAACAAAGGGACATGCAGagactgtgtgtgtgtgtgtgtgtgttaatggTCCCCCAGTTCCCacaagatatatgtatatatatatgatttaattTGATGGTGGCAAATGCTGTTGACCTTATCAGTACTCAGACACTCTGAATCATCGTGGACCAATATTATTCAGTTGTTATTGTCAAATGTTTCCTTCTGCTTTTTGTGAGCATTTATTTACTGTACACAAAAGCTAGGGTTTGCTCAATTTTAATTTGCCCATTTGATGGTGgcatattaatttgttttatatatatatatatatatatatgtggacaACTATGTTGGAATGCGTTTCAATGACAGCAATATTAGATACTGAAATGAATCATTCAACTTCTTCTTTAGGTTAATATTGCCCTGCTTTATGATGTACACCAAGTCAGAAAATATTTTGGCCTTTGTAATTGTTAGGGTTTATTAGgacttttcatttttatatatgccgcatgttattttgtttaaatttatgtatatatatggaaaaTGAGAATAGGAAAGCCTATAGGGAGTGGTTGCCTATAATAGAAGCTCTTTAGCATATATAGGATTTAAATGCTCAGACctcaataattatttaagatatatatatatataagatgtaATCGATTTTTTGAATTGTATTCTATATATACAGTTAGTGTCGGGACTCAATAATCAATCTCATCCTAATAATGAGTCATGAAGTTGGAAGGAGAGTGAGTTTTgttagtttaaaaattaaaattattatattacttcttttgttcaaaatttacatatatCTTCGTAGGTAAATTAATTCCACTATATATTCTGGGGGCTCAAGATGATATATAGAGGTAATTAAGTTAATTTGTTAAACCTTGAAATACACGTtaagtttcttttttcttaatttgttttgtgTGGGTTATCTGTGATCATTTGATTATGACAAGTGATATCGagcctaattaattaattagttagttGAAAATGGTCATTTCTTGGAGTGTTTAGAGGCcagttttctaaaactaagTTCTGAAATATGCTTTctatagctagctagctataaggatttgttgaaagaaaagttGATACTTCATATATACTCCTCGATCCTCTGAGTCTCTGACAGAAAAAACAAGAGCTGAAGATGAAAgcagaagagagaaagagaaaagatatATAGGTAGGTAGGCCACAAACACAAAAGCATGTAATATAAGCCCATCCAAACCACAGAGGAAGTCCAATGAGAAATGCCATTCCCACAGACACAGGGAGAGGGAGAACGAAAAGGGAAAGTtgggtatgtatatatttaatatatatatatatatatacacacatataatagACAGCAACAATTCACTTTCATTCTCTCACTCACAGGCCTGGGGCCATGctatccacacacacacatatataagtGTCCAATAATGTGCTGTTTAGTTGTAATTCTATCtcccttttgttttcttcacatcaaataaaacttaaccCCCTTCAGCATCATCATTACAGGTAAAAGCAATTGACAAGTTTGTGGCTGTTTTTCAACCTCTACTTACCCACTTGCGACATTTAGttcacgagagagagagagagagagattccaGTTCGTCTCTCCCTTAGCTGGAGGACAGAATTCTAATTTCTAACCTAGCTAGCTGCTACATGCGCatgggaaaggaaaagagaatgTCCTTTATAgacatatatgtacatatatatatatatatagcaaatcACAAGATAATATTACTTCTTCTTTGAAGTGCTTGAGAAATTTAATTAGGGAGGTGGTTGGAATTTCAAGGTGGATGAGCTAGCACCATGAAGTTTGGCAGCTTGCTCAGAAAGCACACCCACTTTTCATTCATTCCCCACCTTTTGAGCTTGCTTCAAGTCCaacaatgtaatatatatatatatatgtagctaatgttaaactttatatatatatatatatatatctaactaAAATCAGATCACTACTTTATGAGATTAGAGAGAAGTTGTAATAACTCATATATATGATATTGGCATTTCACTCTATATCTACATTTTTACACTCACTAGTATATATGTCGTCAAAACATTAACAGAACATTTGAGTAACACTCAATTGATACCTTatgttaagaaataaaaaaaaggaaaatatagaagggaaaaaaaagaaagaaaagctgAACAAAATCATGTCATCTGAAAAACCCAAaactagaaaatatatatatatatatatatagtagctATAGCTAGAAGAACCCTAATTAAAGGCCTAAAACACATGACCTTGATCTGGTAAAGGAAACTAGGGTTTTGACTACCTCGCCGGAGCAAGTCCTCGCAGCCGGATCGGTGGCGGTGCAGTGCAGAGCAAGATTCATGGTCGCTACAATCTCATTCTGCTTCTCCACTGCACTACCCTTGATGCTTGAATCCACCCACATGTCAAGATGGCAATCGGAGTAGCAGTACCGCGCCCATTCCACGATGCTCTCATGCTCGCCTAACAACTCGTTGTCGCCGGGGCTTTTCCCGGTCAGTAACTCGATTAGCATCAGGCCGAGTCCGTAGATGTCACTCTTCTCGGAAATGTTCTTGGTGTCTCTGGTCTCTGCAAGTGCAAGACAAATATATCGTACGTTACgtgcataaaataaattaatattaaaaaaagaaaaaagaaagactcTGTGTGCTCTTTCattaattagaaatgaaatgatagatgaataaaaataattaaggaatTAGAATTTATACAGTAATTTACCTGGGGCAACGTAACCCGACGCCACATGCAACTTGGTGTCCGGCCATGTCGTCCCGGGAAGGCTCAACCTCAGGTGAGGCTCGTCCCTGCCATCGATGACAATTTTTTCCGGTGACAAGTCACCGGCCGGCATTGCCGGCGAACGAGAATGCAAATATCTGACGGCTTTGGCAATTCCGATGGCGATTTTCAGCCGGCGTTGCCAACTCAGGCCTCCAAGAACTTCCCTCAAACTCTTCCCTTCTATGTACTCGTAGACTAAAAGGCCGCTCTTTTCCGACCGGCTCATGGCGATGATCTTGGCGATGTTTGGATGACGAAGCTTACCCAATTCCGCCATTCCAGTCCAGAATCTGGCCGGAAACGAATTGATCTGATTCATCTCCTTCACCGTGAATTGGATTCTGTTCATATTGGACGACTTGCCTTTGTAAGAAACGCCGCTTCTGCCTCTTGAAATCACGTTTTCATCTTTCATTGAAGACAAGATATCATTAACCgttattttttttgaaacctTGGAATCGAAGAACTGCAGTTCGAGGATTCCGTCTTCGTTCTCCACCCTCTTGAGCTCCGAATCGCTTCTTCGTTTGACGAAAGCAAAGACCAAAGCGGCGAGCACAAGAATGGCCAAGACAACGAGAAGACAAGTTATTAACAGCCACCAAACCGGGGTCCCCACGCCTTTGCACGGCGACAAACCGGCTGCGGAGTCTCCGCCGCAAAGGCTATTTCCGGCTACTGCGCTTGAGTTGATGGCTAGGAACGCTCCGGTAGGCGGCAAATGGCCGTGAAAGCGATTGTATGAAACGTTTACTTCAACCAGTGACTCTACTTTTCCCAAATCTTCCGGAATTTCGCCTGTTAATTGGTTCACGGAGAGATCAAGCTGGCCAAGAACCGGCATTTCGGAGAGACTAGAAGGAATTAAGCCACTGAGTTGA
The Diospyros lotus cultivar Yz01 chromosome 12, ASM1463336v1, whole genome shotgun sequence DNA segment above includes these coding regions:
- the LOC127787054 gene encoding LOW QUALITY PROTEIN: GATA transcription factor 12-like (The sequence of the model RefSeq protein was modified relative to this genomic sequence to represent the inferred CDS: deleted 2 bases in 2 codons), whose product is MENPEFFEGGYYNAAQFKPERLHSDTKSAGDHFIVEDLLEFPNDDAVAADYGFNSSTVTGTGTSTVTALDSCNSSFSSSEPHFLADVGCRGFADAQFSGDLCVPHDELAELEWLSNFVEESFSCEDLQKLQLISGIKARPNDTSETHEFQAEANQINPMYRPEVSVPGKARSKRSRATPCNWTSRLLVLSPSSTEGPDSTETDIKKTPKPKKKEGGDNNTTSTGGEGRKCLHCATDKTPQWRTGPMGPKTLCNACGVRYKSGRLVPEYRPAASPTFVLTKHSNSHRKVMELRRQKELKRAQQQQLIHQNLMFDHHISDGDDYLIHQAVGPDFRQMI